A region from the Sandaracinus amylolyticus genome encodes:
- a CDS encoding rhomboid family intramembrane serine protease has translation MRFAFPPLTPVVRVILVVLFASFVAQSLLQGLIGLPLFDWLALSPELDVPLAWQWATYPLVEYVGSSAVISRAIDLLLVWTFGAMAESHLGRNRTIQLVVVSVIGGAVLPLVFGLLFRDYAVPAAGAGAISWAMMGAFAVITRGAPVNFVFMPAMSAWHALGVFLVVTALQSMWARTPTPLLIALGALAAAVLFVRWIEQRPAKPTKKAGGNGPRRRGGASHLQVIPGGQSSEDERPRWLN, from the coding sequence ATGAGGTTCGCGTTCCCGCCGCTCACACCCGTCGTCCGCGTGATCCTCGTGGTGCTCTTCGCGTCGTTCGTCGCGCAGAGCCTGCTGCAGGGCCTCATCGGGCTGCCGCTCTTCGACTGGCTCGCGCTCTCGCCCGAGCTCGACGTGCCGCTGGCGTGGCAGTGGGCGACGTATCCGCTGGTGGAGTACGTGGGCTCGAGCGCGGTGATCTCGCGCGCGATCGACCTGTTGCTCGTCTGGACGTTCGGCGCGATGGCGGAGTCGCACCTGGGGCGCAACCGCACGATCCAGCTCGTGGTCGTGTCGGTGATCGGTGGGGCGGTGCTGCCCCTCGTCTTCGGGCTGCTCTTCCGTGATTACGCGGTGCCGGCCGCGGGCGCGGGCGCGATCTCGTGGGCGATGATGGGCGCGTTCGCGGTGATCACGCGCGGCGCGCCGGTGAACTTCGTGTTCATGCCGGCGATGAGCGCGTGGCACGCGCTCGGCGTGTTCCTCGTCGTCACCGCGCTCCAGTCGATGTGGGCGCGCACGCCGACGCCGCTGCTCATCGCGCTCGGCGCGCTCGCGGCCGCGGTGCTCTTCGTGCGCTGGATCGAGCAGCGCCCGGCGAAGCCGACGAAAAAGGCGGGCGGCAACGGGCCGCGGCGGCGCGGTGGCGCGTCGCACCTGCAGGTCATCCCCGGCGGTCAGTCGAGCGAGGACGAGCGTCCGCGCTGGCTCAACTGA